The segment ATACATATCTTGCAATATAATTTTTACTAGGAAAAATACtcaaaatttttgattttcatatTTTGTAATCCCAGCTTCGAAAGTTGTACGCCTTATAAATGGTATAAaaatttagatataaaaaacaGAGCCGTTTTTCGaagaaatctaaaaaaaaaattaatgaaatttccAATACGAATCTATTAGTTAAATCTGGTTCTAAATTGATTCGATTTGAATGTTCATTATTCAGCTTTCCCTCAATAAGGCCCGTTGCAATTGTTACAAAAATGTTAATATTAAAAACAGTGTCATTCTCAATTATTTAATTGTGACAAATTGTGGAACCTACAGCAAAAGATTTACAGATTTACTTAATTTTACAGATATTTAATACCGTGATATCGAATACTGTGAGATTAGAACAGCTATCCAACCTTAATAAGGAAAGAAAAGCGTTTAAGTTGCCTTTCACacaaaaaatccataaaaagTTTGATTTCTCAgtgtataatttatatttaaaacCTTGTTAAATATTTAGGATTTCAGATATTGTTTCTAATATCTCTATTGCAACGACTTTCCGCATATTgtaattatattggattccagtcCTCTAGAAACGcgttaaaagcaaaaatagtGTAACTGCGCTGTTGTTCTGTGGAGCTTTTTTCTGATATGTGTTATTTGGCAGTTGTTGTTTAATGTAGGAGTATACTTATTCCTGCATATGCAACTCCTCAGCTAACAAatgaacgatttttttttttgtaaattctgTGCAAGTGAAAAATACTTTGCAAAACTGTACAAAGAGAAATGTAAGTAAATGTAAGTAATTGTATTGCTGCTTTTACTAAACTGGTACAACTGAAAAGAGACCGGAAAATTTCCTAAACTTTTGATCGGTATCCTAAACAACGCAATGATGACAAAAGAAAAGGAACGCTAAACACAACAACTGAGATTCTAACGTGAAACCAGAGAACCAAACCGAAATCAACAGCTATCGGGAATCGGAAGCAACACAAACTTTCaatattcactctctttttctCTTGGCTTGGAACTAAACATAACCAAcaaattaaagtttattcaactAAGAAAAACAGTCTGGTGCGCTCAAAACGTGCGGTTCATTATAGGACAGATCGAAAACGACAAAATCTGGCTTGACCCAGTTTGGGCCCAATCAACGCAACGATTTAGTCGAAATCGACCTGCAAATCGAATCTGTGCAAGTTATATCGGGTGAACGTGGTAGACTAATAAATTGATTCTTGGTGAGTGCATAATATTTTGGTCACTAGATAAAAAAGTGctcaaataaatataaaaaacctTCGATTCGTTTGGTACTGACTAGTTAACGGATTGGCGTATTTTGGTAATAAACATTTCTTTCGGGTAGAAAATTTTACTCACAGTAATAGTAGTCCTTTTCAGGTATTCTGGTTGAAATGTTAGCTGCggatttgcaatttttttgtttgattcatATGTTTGGTTTGGCGCAGAGGTTTGATCATTTGTCATTGGATGATTTGCGCGCGTTTAGATTGTCGGTTTTCGACGGAAGAAGCGCGAATAATTTCGACAACATGTGAGATTTCAGTTGGATGATTATCAGACACATCGAAATTAatcgaaaaggaagaaaaaagaaaacagttgGTTAATCAACAAAATCTACGCTTCAGATGATCGCTGGCAATAGGTGTTGTTCTTGCTGAAGACATCGAGTGGTATCATGATTGTCCTAGAATAGATGATTATCGCAATCATAATGGGGAGCGATGAGGGAATGGTTTAGCTGGTGGTCGATGATGGCTTTTCGCGAAACATGAAGAAAATGAGTTCGATTACAGACACTTCACAAAAGAAGAGAAACGCGCTCAAGAAACCTAATTCGCACTGCTTAATAACACCGTTATTGTTTTCTGTATGGTAAAAACACTTATACAAAGACAGAGACAGACACGATGATAGAATGGCAAACAACACTTACAGAACATGGCATGCTCCGGTGGTGGTGGAGTGCGAAGGGCCGGCCACTTCCAGCCGCCCTGTTTCATGCGCTCCAGGAAATGTTTAAGCTCCAGTTCGGGTGTGGCAAACGATTCATTCACGTGTTCGTTGAGATATTTGCAGTACACcctgaaagataaaaaaggagaTTTGAATTAATACGATTTTTGTTATGTTTATAACAAACACTGCGTTCTCCACTTAAACATaacatagtttgaccgcccttGTGTCACCCACGATCTACAACTGTCTACAATCGAGGTAAATAAGTTGAACAGGTATCCGATGTATCCAAGATGTAACCACGCAAAATGCTACGTATAGGATTACGATTAGTGTTTTCCTGCCGAAATGTAATGTATGTTGTTCCTGAAAAGGACCGCTTTATTTTACTACTGCTTGCCAATGCCGCACCACCCGTGGAGTGATTAAAGTGATTCCGTCCAGCGATTGCATTGGTTCGCTAATGGCTGCTCTAAAATTTCGTACGCAATGTTACAGTTTTAAATCTGTAGTAGAGAACTGccgatctgattagcgttttgtacttgGTTAGTCCGGCGCGGCAGCATAAATATGCTCTTTGGTCGCAGtgtcttgtggagggaaaagtaggctcgacttccagcttgaatacgtcgttgaatTCTCTTACTCGTATTACAGTTGGCGGTGACCagggatcccaaatatatgaaatcaTCAACCAGTTtcagttcatcgtcgtcaatagtccATAAGAGACTCTTCCTGCCATATATTCGTTTTTGAGGTATTGATTTTCAACCTAATCCTTCTGtctccgtttttaatctggcgtTGTTAGCCTTCGCCATCCCAAAGTTTAAAGTCATGATTTCAAGAGCATTTACGaatgctaggagttggctactattGTCGAatcgttcctttcgtttcgaagcgcgctcgccggatcataccTTCAATAGCAAAATTAAATAACATATAGGATCCGTTTCCTCGCCGCCATCAGCTGCacaattcgaaaggactcgaagtACCCAGAAACCACACGTAGCACATCGCTTCAGTATAGCTTTGATCTGCCAcgccagtttgtccgaaaaactgTTCTAGTGAATTATCTGCCGTAGCCCGTAGCTCTTCGCGctcgactgcatcgtatgcttCCCTGAAATCCACGCTAATATGTTGCGtaggcatgttgtactcccgacatttctggaggatttaatCCGCAGTAGCACGACCCCTATAAGGCCCGTCTGATATTGTCTTAGGAAATCTCTTGCTGTAGGAAACTGATTACGTAATAAGATCTCGGAGAGTACAGTGAAGGCGGCGTTAATCAGCGTAATGTCGCAGTtcttgaaattattcagtgaagtgTTTCTACTCTACTGGTTTTCCGATTAGTTGCCGCTTTTCTTCAAGATCGGAATTCGGAACttctaggttaactttcgttccgtCTCTTGATGTTATATTGACATTCAGATGCCTATCGAATAATAAGGTGATAAGGTTTTTGTTCTTGTCCTTACAAATATCACGGTttggtgtgtatcctttacgagattagCTCACCGTCTCGTGGAACcatagctcggaatagttgatTTAGCTCTTCACGAGCTCTGTCCTTTTTACTCCTTAGGATCGCAacaagtgcttgaaaaaattgacagccctgcatgaaggtgaatataaaatttatagaatatagtattcttttatttatcagcccatggacatgcctactgaactgctgacagagttggtctttctcagttttttaTCCTTCAAAATAGTTCATTCATTAATTGCAGTGCTAAAACATGCTCGAACATTCGaataacctgtcagtcaattttcttgcgctTGACTGAATTTTAGATtccaaagtttagttttttaaactgcttggTTTTCAAAATTAACCGGACCTtgtcaactcctgttatgtgcaataaCAAGAAGAGGAACCGAAAGATCGGAAGTGGCCAGtaaataaaatacaatatttcgaTGGGATGTTGAGTGGAAAACAAGATGGAGCTGTCGACGTGATGGACAAATAATCAAAGAGCTAAAAACagtaaagcagctggaaaggacacCATCCCCCTGAATATTTGAAAGCCGGGAACGACCAGCTGTATTGTCGAAGGCAACCATTCAAAAGTAGCTTTACAATACAAAACGTAACATTTCAAAAGGACCGAAGTAAGAATgcgagattctcttcgtgtctcctctctttcgCATATCACGACGATGCAAAAGTACTATAACAGATCGGCTTTGCATGAATCCGTTGCTGGTGTCAGTAGCTAGCAAACCGGTAACAAAACTTTTGTTGTAATGCAATTATATCGCCGTAACAGGTACTCAGAAAGGAAGAAATACCCAAGAGTGATTCTCATTGTTACtttggtccttttgaaaagtcacATGAGAATTAGCGGAACATAACTCTTTTAAATACTGATAGATAtataaaattttcttgtaatttgtttcatagactgaggccgttagaTGAAACCTCTTGAGCTTGTTGTGGTTTTCGAGAAAGGCACTCCACAGCGGACCAAATGATGTTGCGAGTTTAAGACGTTGTACGATTTAGTTAAGCGAAGTGAGTGATGAAAATGCTTGAATATAATTGTCTAACAACGTTGATTAAGCTGATAGAAGTTGGACTTCCTGTTGATTGGGCTACCAGCTGAGGTCGCGTAGCCTGCCACTTCAAAAGAAACTCGTGCTCTACAAGACTCTGATTTTCCCGGTAGTGATCTACGATcatgaagcgtggacgttgaaagtaAGCGATTGACGACTTCAGGGTATTTTCAAGTGTAAGATCCTGTGAACAAATCTTAGCGGCGAATTAGATCATGAAGTATGGCGCATGGGGGTGAATCACGAGAGATACCACTCGCATACATACGGAAGTCTACAGTCAGCGGGCTGGTCAACTAGTAAGGATGTAGGATGAGCGACCGGCGTGAGTAATATTCAGCAAAGAACTCGATAGAGGCCGACGATGTCGCAAGATGGTCATAAGCATCTTATGTTATACTAAAGTAATGCTCTATTTGGAAATTTGGAATTTGACAAACTCTATTTGGAAAATACTCTTTCTAAACTGGGAAAAACACTTCTTCACCAACCGCATGATGGGTTGACCTCTTCACATTCCACAGTTTAGAACACTGAATTTGCAGACAGCAAAATGGGCATGCTTGGTTTCACGACGTAGCATACTCACCAGTCGGGATGAATTTTCCAGTTGATGCCACTAAAAAAGTTGACAACGTTACTGCCCTTTGCATGAATACGGTGGATTTCGTCCTCCGTACGGATCTGGAGTCGATTGACCCCGTGCGTTTCCGGATAGGTCACCACCAAGGTAAATGGTGTATTTTTGATAGGCGTCCAGTAGTACTGGCGCCGGGTACGCGAAACGCGTTTCTAGAAAAAAAACGCGAATAGTTTTTGTTGGTGGTTGGCGGTTTTCTATACCGAGACTCGGTACTTACCATTTCATCGAAATGATACTTCACATGGACCCATTTTGCTCCGGTAGACTGATTTATTATAGATTCTCGTATCTGTAAAGGAAAAtgattttatgaattttttgtttaatttttgctCTTTCTTTGTACTGCTTACATGCAATAAGGCAGGGTTAAAGTCTCGTGGTCCACGGTCGTCATCGGTCAACTCCACCTCTATCATATCGACCGTGTTGTAGGCTGGTTTCAAAATGTCTTGGAACTACAAGTTCAAGCAGTGGTTTTTAAGCTATATCGTAATTTGATTATTGAATTGTTTACTTACAACTGGACGGAAATCGGGGTGCGTTAGAATAAAGCCGTTATTCGTAACGATGAAGGCGTATCCGTTGACTCCGAGCTTTAAGaagataaaaataatttaattgttttacCGTAAGGGTATTGAAATGATTTAACACCTACCAAATGAGGCTTGAGATACTTTTTGATCTCAGCAATTGGTACATCGGCTCCCGCCACTCCGAGAAGATTAGCCACTTTGGTCTGCATGGAAATGATTAATCAGACTTTACTTTGAGCGAACAAGAATATGGTGGGGTTGGATTCTGCTAGCTATCATCTACGTTGGAACTGGGAAGTGATCAAATAACTTTTATAACCAAATAAACTATTCTCAAATATAAAATCTAGTTGCTTGTAAAGGTTATGCACGTGAATATGGCAACGGAAAGCATTGTCAAAATGGATTAGCAGGCAAACTAATGAAAAATAAGGTGAGTCAACTCTGCAAGGTTCTAAAAAGACAGAAGAGAACAGGAGGTTTGATAACTTTTCAGAAACCACATCATCACAATAACGCAGAGTCGTTTCAAACAGTTTCTGATGTGAGTCAAAGGATGACCAACTAGCATTACACTATTCTTTATATATGTATCAACAAATGAAGCTATTGGGTTTCGGTCTATAACCTATCAATCCTATTCAAAAATCGACACACAAAGTTCAGGGAATAGTTAGTACCTACAGTTCAACACCAGCATAAAATTGATGGATGTTGGAAGAGTATACTCTACTAGAGCACTATTTGATTATATATGATATAGAACACACTCTTTAGAATAAACAACAGCTAGCAAAATTTGGGTACACTCTTCCTAAAACAATGTATTCATAAAGTATACATCAATTCAACTCCTTAGAACATAACGCACACACGCATAAAATAATCAACACTAAGGCATCGATTCACTATGTATTCTCTGTGATTAACTGGAAAGCATCTTTCCGGTATTTAGACTATCTGCAAAAAATCGATTTATCTGCATGGAGTTACGCTAAATACAACTTCGCTAGGTGGTTAAATACTGGTTTCCTATAAAAGAACAAAGAAATACTGGTTTCCTAGAAAATAACGCCCTAGTCACTGGCTCAAATTGTACTGTATACTGAACTAGTAGTAGCTACGAATCCTCCAAATTGAAGTACCTCACGTGTGATCGTAACCCAGTACGCCTCATTGACAAGGATGTCTTCGGTGATGTTCTTTTATTTATTGAGACATTTGCACGTACACGCGCATAGTATTTgtagtagtggtagtagtagAAGTAGTAGTAGAACGGGTGGTATGCGATTCAAGTTGATGAAGATATAGTTTACAGGTGTTGTTGGAAATATTTTTGTGCAAACATAAGTGTtaagaaaaagagaaacaagcATGAAATCATAGTTTGATGAGTACGCAGCGTTGCTGCGTTGAAAGGTGATTATTACCCTGCTCAGATGAGTAAAAGTATAGTCAGCAGATATAGTAGAATAATAAACGTGGCTTTACATTTACCTGACTGCTTGTAGATACCTACAAATACTAAATAATCGGTAGTGCATTACTGAATACTTACAGCGTTTTCTCGACGATCGAAAACAGGCATCGAAACGGTTGTCATAAAGTTGTATTTTTGGTTGTTGGAGTACGGATCTTGGTTCTAAGAAGCAAAACCTcattaacaaatatttttttgtgaaaCTTCATCCATTACTTACCATTCGCTGTTTCATTATCATACGTCGATGCTGTTCTTCCGGGGAGAAGAAAATCACGCGATTTTTTCTGTAATCAATGAACCGTTCCTTCTGTTCGGCTCGCTCCTTAATTTCCCACAACCAATCTGTCATTTTCGGGTCCTGTATATGAAGTAAATCCGGATTAGCCGAAATTTGTAGGTTGATCAATTGTAAAATACCTCAACATCAGCGTACACCTCAGACCACACCACCGGATGTTCACGTTTGTTCAGCACTAGTGGCCTCGCAATAACCGGAATGTAGTTCAGAACCTCTTCTCGTACCTCCGCTAGGGTACTGAGATGTACATAGTAGCCTTGATTTTTGCACGCCATCTCTTTAATCTCCTTAACGTCGGCCACCTCGCGACCGATCAGGTAAGTGAATATCCGAACCGGAATGAACGGAAGCTCCTTCCAGTTGAACTGCTCGAAAATTTCGTCGAAGCTGTACGGCACGCCATCCGAAACCAGCATGATAGCCTGATTGCAGCGAGCCCCATTACGACTCTCCCGGAACGTTTCCAGTAGCTCGAAAGCCCTGGTTAACGCGGCCGATACGTTTGCGATCTCAGTCGTCTCGATGTTATCCATTCCTAGCTTCAGCTCTCGGATATTACCCATGTTTGCTTGGACCAGGGTTTCGCGGAAGCATCCAACAACTTCGGTCACTTCTTCGGAAAACGTGAAAATGTTCACATAATCGTTCGGTCCCAAAGTGTCCAAGATGTTGGATACCACATGCTTAGCGATATCTTTCCGCTGGCCGGTCATGGAACCCGAGCTGTCTACTAGGATAATGACATCTTTCGGACTGTTGGCCGCCTCTATATACCACGAACGCAGCCGACAGTCGTACAGATCGACTGGATCTTCCTCCCATTTTGTCGCCGGAAATTGGCGCAGAAAGCCTTCCGAGCTGCAGAAATACTGCCACGTAAGCGTTGGATCTCCGATGTAGTTGTTGTAGAAGATCGAGTCCAACGCTTCGGACCACTTGATCGCTTTGATCACTTCGTCAGCTGTAACGGGATTGGAACTAAATTAGTTGAGAAAAATATGGTGAATTAATCGCGAGCCACTAACCTCTATCGTACACATTGGTAGGCACGTGCACCGAGCTCACCGAAGTATTGACCGCTTCGTTGAAGAAATGTTTCTTCTTGGTCAGTACGATCTCCTTCGGAGGAATGGGCGTGGTGATGTCGGCCGGATCTTCATCTATCATCGGGATCGGTGTGGTGATGATTTCTCCCGGTTCGATCATCTCCTTCGCGTTGTAGTACTGGAAACTCACGTTCACCTTGTCCTCGCCGAAGGAGATGGCCGTATTTTCGGCCGTGTCCATGATTCGCTGGAAATAGTAGGTTTGAGTCGTTCAATTAGTGGCTTCGAGTTATGAAACAGTTCCACTAATAGGAGCTGTTAAAATTCTCAGCAACGAAGGAGCATTTTGAAGCAATTTATTTACAACAGTATTTTCAATTCTCGCTGAAATCCCACTAAACTCATATTATCAGCTAAAAATAATGCGTTGAACAAGAAAACTCAAACATCAGAAGGTTTTATGACTGGTTGATGTATCCTTATAAATCTACATAGTTACTAAGTTTTATTATGACTTGAAAAGCAGCCGCCATAAGTTCCATTTTGTATTATTGCGTCTACTCGTGGTATTACCTAGAGCAGTCTTATAAGTCTTCTGCTTTCAGCGGTTCCGCTACGTCACGGGATCTATGCTGTACGGTTCTCATGCTTTCAGCCCATTCGACGTTctcagcaaaaaataatttaatgtgAGTATCGGCGAGTCATCGTCGTCCATAGGGATATCTATCAATGACCGTGAGTTAGTCGTGTTTTCGATCTCCAGCAGCATGTTATTGAGGATTTCATCAGTCGGAAACATTTTCCATCGCAGTTTGTAGAGGTTGGATTTCACACTCCGGATCAAACGTTCCCAAGTGCCGCCTATTTGCGCTGACTTCAGTTGGATAAAAGTCCATTCCGTGTCGGGTGTTCTGAGGGCTACTCACTGATGATAAAAGGGTCTGTTTTTTGGGAAGCATTCGCCTGGATTTTCCGTCCCGTCTCTGAGTTTTTGGAGAGAAAGGCAACATCGTCTGCGTAGGCTGCCGTTTGTACGATGCGAGACAAGCAGCACTCGGCGTTGACGATTTCCTCGCTTTCCAATGGTTCAACTTCTTATGTTCTACTAGGTTTTTTATTATGTACGAATCGAAAGACACGTGCAGTACATCGGAGTATCTCCTGGCAATAGGAGAAACGACTAAGAACTTCGGTTTCGATGTGGTAGTTCTTCGGTGGTTTTTCTAACAGATTTATCGGAAACAAGACAGTATTTGGATGGCCTCCACAGGAACTGTTGTCCTCGAAACCAATGACTAGCGGTAGATAAGTCCGGATAGCCTTTCCATTTAATGCTTACGTCGACGTTCTGTTTGCTTGGAATTCACTTTCATTCTCGTATTCGGTTGCCCCGAAAATCTCGTTGACGCGTTCAGATAACGACGACACTGTTCGGTAACATTGTGGGATTTTAATAGTCCTTATTTCTGGAAGCGTTGCACACCAATTTATCCACATCATGAAATGTGCGGACTAATGTTGGGAGTTTAGCGATACAACATGAACGGCTGCCGTTGCATCCCATGGCTTGTTTGGGTTTGCTACCGGAAACATAGGTAAGCACCAGACGCGAGAATGCCTGTACCTCTTCTTCCGTCAGCTTTTGTATACGTATTCTTTTCGAGTGTGATCttcgattttactttttactgccTTTGCCAGCTCTGGTCCGTTATCACCGCTTTAGGGCCATAGCTTTGCTGTCTGGAAGTCCGGCGTACGGCGACTTCCAGAGAAGTCCAGTCTCGTAGCATCTAGTTGTCGGTAACTTTAGTGTTTCAAGCAGCAGATGCGCACGTCGATCTTCTAGCGACTGTCGGAGTTTCTTGGGCTTGCTAATGCCGAGACTGTCTAGCGAGAAGTTTCTTACGATTTGAAGGTCCTTGTTGCATTTACAAACATGCAGTTTCATATAATGTTCATAATTCAGGTGCGGATCTGTCAAACAAACATCGTACAACCAATTCGCATCTAAACGGCAACTGGTTCGTTATTTCGTCgtttccgacatttctggacaTTTACGATGGCATTCTCGTAAGATTCAATCGGTGGACCCGAAAGGTAAGGGTATTTTGTCTAAAGTTCGGAACTGAAGTGTCTGCAGCCGTATTTCAAGATATTCCACTTGTATATGTATAGACACAGCTTGTACTGCTACGGTGCCTTCTGCTGCAGCTCGAGATTTGCAAATTCACACGCTCTGGAAAAGGTCTCCACTCGGTGTGCACCGAAGATAAAAGGATTTCATTGGTCCAATGACACCCAGACACTTCTGGCAAATGCTGTTCTATCAGCGAGAAGTTATTTAATTCCGTCGTCTGATGAGAGCTTCCACTTCCTTCCAATTACAGTACAGTTTTAAGCAAAAGAATTGCTAAATTCTGCAATCGTGCAACTCGAAgtcaattttataaaaatagtaaCAAAACTAAGTAATGAGGCAAATGCGCTAAAAGAAGACGATTGTCCCGAATACCACGCTAAGATTTCATTTAGTTTGGCAAACGttcaaacaaatcataaatCAGACTTTACAACCACATGTGTCTCTTGCACAGCAAGATTCAGTAACCGCTAGATGGCACACTGCCCTATCTCAGCAGCAAAAAAATCGATAA is part of the Sabethes cyaneus chromosome 2, idSabCyanKW18_F2, whole genome shotgun sequence genome and harbors:
- the LOC128736507 gene encoding voltage-dependent calcium channel subunit alpha-2/delta-3, with translation MEGESVIPLLRNMYIKNRSSFIAFSVLLILTVSVTRSADEPAATIKYSIVQGWAAKIGGELAILGDFITRRMKVEDSFKQAQVVSKNGQKIVEEMAKDLKYMMDAKVSAVKRIMDTAENTAISFGEDKVNVSFQYYNAKEMIEPGEIITTPIPMIDEDPADITTPIPPKEIVLTKKKHFFNEAVNTSVSSVHVPTNVYDRADEVIKAIKWSEALDSIFYNNYIGDPTLTWQYFCSSEGFLRQFPATKWEEDPVDLYDCRLRSWYIEAANSPKDVIILVDSSGSMTGQRKDIAKHVVSNILDTLGPNDYVNIFTFSEEVTEVVGCFRETLVQANMGNIRELKLGMDNIETTEIANVSAALTRAFELLETFRESRNGARCNQAIMLVSDGVPYSFDEIFEQFNWKELPFIPVRIFTYLIGREVADVKEIKEMACKNQGYYVHLSTLAEVREEVLNYIPVIARPLVLNKREHPVVWSEVYADVEDPKMTDWLWEIKERAEQKERFIDYRKNRVIFFSPEEQHRRMIMKQRMNQDPYSNNQKYNFMTTVSMPVFDRRENANITEDILVNEAYWVTITRETKVANLLGVAGADVPIAEIKKYLKPHLLGVNGYAFIVTNNGFILTHPDFRPVFQDILKPAYNTVDMIEVELTDDDRGPRDFNPALLHIRESIINQSTGAKWVHVKYHFDEMKRVSRTRRQYYWTPIKNTPFTLVVTYPETHGVNRLQIRTEDEIHRIHAKGSNVVNFFSGINWKIHPDWVYCKYLNEHVNESFATPELELKHFLERMKQGGWKWPALRTPPPPEHAMFSNISTRIPEKDYYYCDRNLMQALVYDAKVTEWFSANSSSGGAGNKDEKDGPSPIAVLMGLLPRAELRQRYGITVSFLATHSGLTRWQDHMNEPKQSEPDFSETNNRAIDEIWYKRAVELYYNNKNKKSSDGNGKDDAYKSSYVYSVPFDAGNRNDTLVTASNAIFHTDGGKETPVAVVGFQFHHSAMYTLFKTTTSQCLHSDHQCEKTCFTGDFQCYVIDNNGFVVISEQLQETGAFFGEVKPAFMQRLIDDGIFKNVTIYDYQAVCFVAKHIFNMASIIQTPLKLIWWLMTNAVSYIFWVMYQMFLTIVQAYDEVIYDSSAYDVVAEMGDLEDPTAGRYKEPEFNKVLINRTRPEPCDHVITLYELNNDIDPAVYRKDAHQCERPYVVVPIPSSNLILLVLDTLCPLPSQVPQITTWPVEHDYNDTLACHKARNAELPRRRPLTCINKHANESVIELCGRGTLIGSNMALLAATVLLVQLYISRD